From Quercus lobata isolate SW786 chromosome 1, ValleyOak3.0 Primary Assembly, whole genome shotgun sequence, one genomic window encodes:
- the LOC115992260 gene encoding uncharacterized protein LOC115992260 — translation MDNGKRPQMEEADLTNPEILKYYFLLCNEIFPDAKKMGIQEFKCIKKELNERFNLDFRIVDVVNKYRDIYYKWQIWENFVNNKEFVLAHASCTADVSWLQSKSEECLDTISVDKEGQPSIGLLKFVFGSSANGSKGSDSLKPTATVHEHVGDSSRDLEFHEPKTNSSNDRHNISESSKCVRLGGYCPKRIKMNGSRWTRTALEDDVFQVRKTMRLVSKTCGLMSNKHFYLFTGRLLMNPRERSWFYFVKPSLRLRYLEKQFKKFSADRVIPEPTQPTGADPTVQPLAPTEASGQELK, via the exons ATGGATAATGGTAAACGACCCCAGATGGAAGAAGCCGATTTGACTAATCCGGAAAtcttgaaatattattttttgttgtgcaATGAAATATTCCCAGACGCCAAAAAAATGGGTATACAGGAGTTTAAATGTATTAAGAAGGAACTGAATGAGAGATTTAACTTGGATTTTAGGATAGTAGATGTTGTGAACAAATATAGAGATATTTATTACAAGTGGcaaatttgggaaaattttgttaataataagGAATTCGTCTTAGCCCACGCCTCCTGTACAGCGGACGTATCATGGCTGCAAAGTAAGTCCGAG GAATGTCTTGATACAATTTCTGTAGACAAAGAAGGTCAGCCAAGTATAGGCCTCTTGAAATTTGTATTTGGAAGCTCAGCAAATGGCAGCAAAGGAAGTGATTCTTTGAAGCCAACGGCAACAGTACATGAGCATGTTGGGGACTCTTCAAGGGACTTGGAATTCCATGAGCCAAAAACCAACTCCTCCAATGACCGCCACAATATTTCTGAAAGTAGCAAATGTGTAAGATTAGGCGGCTACTGtccaaagagaataaaaatgaatggTAGTCGTTGGACACGGACTGCTTTAGAGGATGACGTGTTTCAGGTGAGAAAAACAATGAGGTTGGTCTCAAAAACTTGTGGCTTGATGTCAAATAAACATTTCTATTTGTTCACGGGGAGATTATTGATGAATCCACGTGAAAGATCgtggttttattttgtcaaGCCCTCATTGCGTTTGAGATATCTAGAAAAACAGTTTAAAAAGTTTAGTGCAGACAGAGTGATACCAGAGCCGACCCAACCGACCGGCGCCGACCCTACCGTACAGCCTCTGGCTCCGACCGAGGCCAGCGGCCAAGAACTCAAATGA
- the LOC115960749 gene encoding uncharacterized protein LOC115960749, with the protein MEGRSRSESSHELQNVDAGKAFLSNPEVTESYCQLCMERVEKYGMMDIPEGLYYVTDELNKKYQSRLTVDDIIDKYMELLSSWKIWIKLIKDEEKLVVLDWVNGKITLADNSWWERKLKEFPEAAFIREVGLPNVSILDIIFGSCTTVVPKGLGISSVSLEDSDSEASTAGSDKVELMKKVKRRLAKIPELKSDEALAMFCKELFVDISKRVWFCAIQPNLRLLWLQSEFKEFNKRQEESEANESHSAVARESHSDACFECF; encoded by the exons ATGGAAGGTAGAAGTAGAAGCGAAAGCTCACACGAGCTG CAAAATGTGGATGCCGGAAAAGCATTTTTGAGCAATCCCGAAGTCACAGAATCTTATTGTCAGTTGTGCATGGAAAGAGTCGAAAAATACGGAATGATGGACATACCAGAGGGGTTATATTATGTTACAGAtgaattaaataagaaatatcaatcGAGGCTTACGGTCGAtgatattattgataaatatatgGAACTCCTTTCTAGCTGGAAAATCTGGATAAAATTGATCAAGGATGAGGAGAAGTTGGTCGTTCTTGATTGGGTTAATGGTAAAATTACTTTGGCAGACAACTCATGGTGGGAAAGAAAGTTAAAG GAGTTCCCTGAGGCGGCTTTTATACGTGAAGTAGGTCTGCCAAATGTAAGTATTTTAGACATCATATTCGGAAGCTGTACAACGGTTGTACCGAAGGGCTTAGGAATATCAAGTGTTTCTCTTGAGGACTCGGACTCGGAGGCTAGTACTGCGGGTTCAGACAAGGTTGAGCTGATGAAGAAAGTAAAAAGGAGGTTAGCCAAAATTCCTGAATTGAAGTCAGATGAGGCCCTCGCTATGTTCTGTAAAGAACTGTTTGTTGATATATCTAAAAGAGTCTGGTTTTGTGCAATCCAACCGAACCTGCGGTTGTTGTGGCTCCAAAGTGAATTCAAAGAATTTAACAAAAGGCAGGAGGAGAGTGAAGCAAATGAGAGCCATTCTGCCGTTGCGAGAGAATCACACAGTGACGCCTGTTTTGAGTGTTTTTAA